A portion of the Planctomicrobium piriforme genome contains these proteins:
- a CDS encoding flagellar hook-basal body protein, producing MASWANRTGFTAQDRGNPYNRHVLPERDNHDVTSKVEDSLQSTHSLQTDRQESPLGLQKPVWIRHVDQELAVMLSGLYSAGTAMDASARQHDLIAQNLAHAQMPGYRRQMVRHGSFESQYDDEMKSGVAFQALGTNSQDVMTDFTQGALEKTGHNLDVALQGQGFFVVEGPEGPLYTRNGVFQLDDEGRLVTADYLPVQGKGGSITLPPDVSAATIRINGEGKIYAGTTEVGQLDIVNFNDPQKLKLQGVTLYKAPDDMPPEDAEAECLQGTRERSNVSPIQELVDLIAAQRRQEAAQKSMSLLSESIGKHIGSQGGV from the coding sequence ATGGCAAGCTGGGCGAACCGCACAGGCTTCACCGCGCAGGACAGGGGGAATCCCTACAACCGTCACGTTCTTCCTGAACGCGACAACCATGACGTGACGAGTAAGGTGGAAGATTCGCTGCAATCCACACACTCGTTACAGACGGACCGGCAGGAATCGCCGCTCGGCCTTCAAAAACCCGTGTGGATTCGTCACGTCGATCAGGAGTTGGCCGTCATGCTCAGCGGACTGTATAGCGCCGGCACCGCCATGGATGCGTCGGCACGTCAGCACGATCTGATTGCCCAGAACCTGGCGCATGCCCAGATGCCCGGCTACCGCCGCCAGATGGTCCGACATGGTTCGTTTGAAAGTCAGTACGACGACGAAATGAAGTCAGGCGTGGCGTTCCAGGCACTCGGCACCAATTCACAAGATGTGATGACCGACTTCACTCAGGGAGCTCTGGAAAAGACCGGCCACAATCTCGACGTCGCCCTCCAGGGCCAGGGCTTCTTTGTTGTCGAAGGCCCCGAAGGTCCGCTCTACACCCGGAACGGTGTCTTCCAGCTCGACGACGAGGGACGGCTGGTCACTGCAGACTATCTGCCGGTGCAGGGAAAAGGGGGCTCCATCACCCTGCCCCCCGATGTCTCCGCCGCCACGATTCGCATCAACGGCGAAGGCAAGATCTACGCCGGAACCACTGAGGTCGGGCAGCTCGACATTGTGAACTTCAACGACCCGCAGAAGCTGAAACTGCAAGGGGTCACCTTATACAAGGCGCCCGACGACATGCCGCCGGAGGACGCCGAGGCCGAATGCCTGCAAGGCACCCGTGAGCGTTCAAACGTTTCACCAATTCAGGAACTTGTCGACCTGATCGCGGCTCAGCGCAGGCAGGAAGCGGCCCAGAAATCGATGTCGCTGCTCAGCGAATCCATCGGCAAGCACATCGGCAGCCAGGGAGGCGTTTAA
- the flgG gene encoding flagellar basal-body rod protein FlgG has product MLRALYTSATGMKAQEMMIDNTANNLANVNTNGFKRSNLNFADLMYSTIKQPGTDVASGQRAPTGLQVGSGVRAVGTAKVFTPGSIAQTNNPLDVAVEGDGFFTVQLPNQQTRYSRNGAFRMDATGQLVTTDGYLLNPPITIQNGVDLSTLNIGTDGTITASLAGTPDSVVTLGQMQLARFANPAGLSSEGGNLYASTPASGTATLSNPGSNGVGFLRQGSLEGSNVEVVTELISLISAQRAYEINSRAIKAGDEMLSTSADIVR; this is encoded by the coding sequence ATGTTGCGAGCTCTATACACCAGTGCCACCGGAATGAAGGCACAGGAAATGATGATCGACAATACGGCCAACAATCTGGCCAACGTGAACACCAACGGTTTTAAGCGCAGTAATCTCAACTTCGCCGACCTGATGTATTCCACCATCAAACAGCCCGGCACCGACGTGGCCTCTGGCCAGCGCGCGCCGACCGGCCTTCAGGTGGGGAGCGGCGTCCGCGCAGTCGGCACCGCCAAGGTGTTCACCCCCGGCAGCATCGCCCAGACCAACAATCCGCTGGATGTTGCCGTCGAAGGGGACGGCTTCTTCACAGTGCAGTTGCCGAACCAGCAGACCCGCTATTCCCGCAACGGGGCCTTCCGCATGGATGCGACAGGTCAGCTCGTCACGACCGACGGCTACCTGCTCAATCCTCCGATCACAATTCAGAACGGCGTCGATCTTTCGACCTTGAACATCGGAACCGACGGCACCATTACCGCTTCGCTGGCCGGGACGCCCGACTCAGTCGTGACCTTGGGTCAGATGCAACTGGCACGCTTTGCCAACCCTGCTGGTTTATCGAGCGAAGGGGGGAACCTGTATGCCTCCACGCCCGCCTCTGGCACTGCCACGCTCTCGAATCCCGGCAGCAACGGCGTCGGCTTCCTGCGACAGGGTTCGCTCGAAGGGTCCAACGTGGAAGTGGTGACCGAACTGATTTCGCTCATCTCCGCCCAACGGGCTTACGAGATCAATTCCCGCGCCATCAAGGCCGGTGATGAAATGCTCTCCACCTCGGCCGACATCGTTCGGTAA
- the flgK gene encoding flagellar hook-associated protein FlgK — MLIYNIGTSAIRANQLALQTISNNIANADTDGYHRQRVDLTQSAPVRMGQWVLGTGVQIQGISRVVDSAADQALTLNMSQSADAQAQLSALQSVEGLLTPSSGSLQNAVSAFFDKVENLAASPTNTTQRREVLAAAQSVAQQITSFNSSLDDVQQQIASQIRDAVGQVNSLVKQIAGMDQQLRTVQASGTTAPTLSDQRDQLVQQLAQLVDVNPASLSDPDSALVAAGGWMVVGQNSPAMTVKSNSDGTLQLGVGENPSAVQPASGKLAGLLSAYQQIVPATRATLQEWTSAFVSTVNSLQATGLGTAGPVSSMTGSAGTTDPSLPLAQSSALFPISSGQLSISVTNAATGQRETTQIPINPATDSLQTVLDRLNTVGHVRASLSSSGQLVIAAEAGYGIDFAGRTSSQVDTTSVSGTSVPTVSGTYNGNANARWTVTADSGGQIGSTSGLKLKVTDSATGAVVKELDVGAGYQAGQPIEIADGLSIKLSSGTLVAGDTFNVDAVSDPDSAGFLSAFSLGGLFQTSDLKSVTVSSQLLQNPGLLATGRTGDGGDASQLNRLLSLRETKLLENGSETLEERLAAITSDVGVDVNSRQSVVDQLQSQYQQLRDQQDATSGVDPNEELLAMLQFQRSFQANARFLSSINSTLDDLLGMLR, encoded by the coding sequence ATGCTGATCTACAACATCGGAACCTCGGCGATCCGCGCCAATCAGTTGGCGCTGCAGACGATCTCCAACAACATCGCGAACGCCGATACCGACGGTTATCACCGCCAACGGGTCGATCTCACTCAGTCCGCACCCGTCCGAATGGGACAGTGGGTGCTCGGCACCGGCGTGCAGATCCAGGGCATCTCGCGCGTTGTTGATTCCGCCGCCGATCAGGCCCTGACGCTGAACATGTCGCAGAGTGCGGACGCTCAGGCACAACTGTCGGCTTTGCAATCGGTCGAAGGCTTACTCACTCCGAGCTCCGGATCACTGCAGAACGCTGTCAGCGCCTTCTTCGACAAGGTCGAAAATCTCGCCGCCAGTCCGACGAACACCACTCAGCGCCGCGAAGTTCTTGCCGCAGCGCAGAGCGTGGCGCAACAGATCACGTCGTTCAACAGCAGTCTTGATGACGTACAGCAGCAGATCGCCAGCCAGATCCGCGACGCCGTCGGCCAGGTGAACAGCCTCGTCAAGCAGATCGCCGGAATGGATCAGCAACTGCGGACGGTACAGGCATCGGGAACCACGGCTCCCACACTGTCTGACCAGCGCGATCAGCTCGTGCAGCAACTCGCCCAACTGGTGGATGTGAATCCCGCCAGCCTGTCTGACCCGGACAGCGCGCTGGTCGCGGCCGGCGGTTGGATGGTCGTCGGCCAAAACTCTCCAGCCATGACCGTGAAGTCCAATTCGGACGGCACGCTGCAACTCGGCGTCGGCGAGAATCCATCAGCAGTCCAGCCGGCATCTGGAAAACTGGCCGGACTGCTGAGCGCGTATCAGCAGATCGTGCCTGCAACGCGAGCCACCTTGCAGGAATGGACCAGCGCCTTCGTCAGCACCGTGAACAGTCTGCAGGCGACAGGCCTTGGCACCGCCGGACCGGTCAGCTCGATGACCGGCAGCGCAGGAACGACCGATCCCTCATTACCGCTGGCACAGAGTTCGGCTCTGTTTCCGATCTCGTCTGGTCAACTGTCGATCTCGGTGACAAACGCCGCGACAGGTCAGCGTGAGACGACGCAGATCCCGATCAATCCCGCGACCGACAGCCTGCAGACCGTTCTGGACCGTCTGAATACGGTCGGCCACGTTCGCGCATCGCTCTCATCCAGCGGCCAACTCGTCATCGCCGCGGAAGCCGGCTACGGCATCGACTTCGCCGGTCGGACGAGTTCACAAGTCGATACGACTTCCGTTTCCGGGACATCCGTGCCGACGGTGAGTGGAACCTACAACGGCAATGCCAATGCTCGCTGGACCGTCACCGCGGACTCCGGCGGTCAGATCGGATCGACATCGGGACTGAAGCTGAAAGTGACCGACTCTGCCACGGGTGCGGTGGTGAAGGAACTCGACGTTGGAGCAGGCTATCAGGCAGGCCAGCCCATCGAGATCGCCGATGGCCTCTCGATCAAGCTTTCGAGCGGAACACTGGTCGCCGGAGACACGTTCAACGTCGACGCCGTCAGCGACCCTGACTCGGCCGGTTTTCTCAGCGCCTTCAGTCTGGGCGGACTCTTTCAAACCTCGGATCTGAAATCCGTGACGGTCAGCAGCCAATTGCTGCAGAATCCCGGGCTGCTTGCGACCGGCCGGACCGGCGACGGCGGCGATGCGTCTCAGCTCAACCGCCTGCTCTCGCTGCGGGAAACGAAACTGCTTGAGAACGGCTCGGAAACCCTGGAAGAACGGCTGGCCGCCATTACCAGCGATGTCGGCGTCGACGTCAACTCCCGGCAATCGGTCGTCGACCAGTTGCAGTCGCAATATCAGCAGCTTCGCGACCAGCAGGACGCGACATCCGGCGTCGACCCGAACGAAGAATTGCTCGCCATGCTGCAATTTCAGCGGTCATTTCAGGCGAACGCCCGATTTCTCTCGTCGATCAACTCCACGCTGGACGATCTTCTGGGAATGTTGAGATAG
- the flgA gene encoding flagellar basal body P-ring formation chaperone FlgA: protein MRQRRRSLALFIAVLATAGGLHVLQAEPEPAKASVRLKASAVVSSEKVRLEDVAEIIDNDPVRRARLRDLDLAVFEQRDALTLDRDFIEIRILLAGFDRSTIVLNGEKQVKILPPAPVSLTDMGVEEAVYTELCRQFSISPDELHVKLVSPFIGNLTSAALKMENPRIEVMRVAQLPLGRSQLTVRILDGERLVIAKPASFEVARRQQVVVATTSLDRTHVLSEANMQNEIRFVDSPVDRLFAEQLVGHRVTTPLKPGEVITLRHVGEEVIPEAPLLVQARDPVRLIAKKGRLTVTIPVAEALQAGKRGQLIRVRNLQSNQIVTGQVVDRGEVHVILP from the coding sequence GTGCGACAACGAAGACGATCACTGGCACTGTTCATTGCCGTCCTGGCCACGGCCGGGGGACTGCATGTCCTGCAGGCGGAACCAGAGCCTGCCAAGGCCAGCGTCCGCCTGAAAGCCAGCGCGGTGGTCTCCAGTGAAAAGGTGCGGCTCGAAGACGTCGCCGAAATCATCGACAACGATCCGGTCCGTCGCGCCCGACTCCGCGACCTAGACCTGGCTGTGTTCGAACAGCGCGACGCACTCACTCTGGATCGCGACTTCATCGAGATCCGGATTCTACTGGCCGGCTTCGATCGTTCGACCATCGTGCTCAACGGAGAAAAGCAGGTCAAGATCCTTCCTCCCGCTCCGGTCAGCCTGACCGACATGGGCGTCGAAGAAGCGGTCTACACGGAACTCTGCCGTCAGTTTTCCATCTCGCCTGACGAACTGCACGTCAAACTGGTCAGCCCGTTCATCGGGAACCTGACCTCAGCGGCGCTGAAGATGGAAAACCCTCGCATTGAAGTGATGCGGGTCGCGCAACTGCCGCTGGGGCGTTCGCAACTGACCGTACGCATTCTCGACGGAGAACGTCTCGTCATCGCGAAACCGGCGTCATTCGAAGTCGCCCGGCGCCAACAGGTGGTCGTGGCGACGACATCCCTCGACCGTACGCATGTGCTGTCGGAAGCCAACATGCAGAACGAGATTCGCTTCGTCGACTCGCCGGTCGACCGGCTGTTCGCAGAACAACTCGTCGGCCATCGAGTCACAACTCCCCTGAAGCCCGGTGAAGTCATCACGCTGCGACATGTGGGGGAAGAAGTGATTCCCGAAGCCCCCTTACTGGTGCAGGCCCGCGATCCCGTGCGGCTCATCGCGAAGAAGGGCCGGCTCACCGTCACCATTCCCGTCGCCGAAGCATTACAGGCCGGCAAGCGCGGCCAGTTGATTCGAGTAAGAAATCTGCAGTCCAACCAGATCGTCACCGGCCAGGTCGTCGACCGCGGCGAAGTCCATGTGATCCTGCCCTAG
- the fliN gene encoding flagellar motor switch protein FliN, which translates to MSLDQSSADPAGATVYPVEFPAAGGPQLSATRAPLKRFYDVSMTVSVELGRAAMPIGELLHLSEGAVIQLDRVVSQPVDIIAQGVRLARGEVVVVDERYAVRITEIESADAQPRSDSPEMVIKK; encoded by the coding sequence ATGTCACTCGATCAGTCCAGCGCCGATCCCGCCGGAGCCACCGTTTATCCCGTCGAGTTTCCAGCCGCAGGCGGTCCGCAGCTTTCGGCCACCCGAGCGCCGCTCAAGCGTTTTTATGACGTGAGCATGACGGTCTCCGTCGAACTCGGTCGGGCCGCGATGCCGATTGGCGAACTGCTGCATCTGTCTGAAGGGGCGGTCATTCAGCTCGACCGCGTCGTCAGCCAGCCGGTGGACATCATTGCCCAGGGCGTTCGACTCGCTCGCGGCGAAGTGGTGGTGGTCGACGAGCGTTATGCCGTCCGCATCACCGAAATTGAATCCGCGGATGCTCAGCCCCGTTCAGACTCTCCGGAAATGGTGATCAAGAAGTGA
- a CDS encoding FliM/FliN family flagellar motor switch protein produces MSEVVSPSLLDFHSPRRAPTEALRQLAAWQANVCAQVQDGWAGLLARPVTLKSGKIDSAQYHAALQRLPEDGLGVYFSIGDSLLPSMLVFSARQVQALIADLLDLPGGKWPVPAKLSAAEDAMLELLFQKLAEAIGDGWPEDTPLKCRYLETTSKPHRTRLFPIGSPLFSLKLTIDSRFGEDTCTWLMLKEETERLLLDRLGHESPEDRTAHPDLAALAERVPLDFVVELGKAELSMSQASDLAVGDVLILDQLVTRPLIASLEGLPKWVGMPKRIGSRQAFEVTQVIDSGAMLSTSALNSMES; encoded by the coding sequence ATGTCTGAAGTCGTTTCTCCCAGCCTGCTCGATTTTCACAGCCCCCGCCGTGCGCCGACCGAAGCGCTCCGGCAGTTGGCGGCGTGGCAGGCGAACGTGTGCGCCCAGGTGCAGGACGGCTGGGCCGGCCTCCTTGCCCGACCGGTCACACTCAAGTCCGGCAAGATCGATTCCGCACAGTATCACGCGGCGCTGCAGCGCCTGCCGGAAGATGGACTGGGAGTCTACTTTTCCATCGGCGATTCGCTGCTCCCCTCGATGCTCGTCTTCTCCGCCCGTCAGGTGCAGGCGCTGATTGCCGACCTGCTCGACCTGCCCGGCGGAAAATGGCCCGTCCCGGCCAAGCTCTCCGCCGCAGAAGACGCCATGCTCGAACTGCTCTTCCAGAAGCTGGCTGAAGCGATTGGCGACGGCTGGCCAGAAGACACGCCGCTGAAATGCCGGTATCTCGAAACGACTTCCAAACCGCATCGCACCCGATTGTTTCCGATCGGGTCGCCGCTGTTTTCGCTGAAGCTGACGATTGACTCCCGGTTTGGCGAAGACACCTGCACCTGGTTGATGCTCAAGGAAGAAACCGAGCGTCTGCTGCTGGATCGGCTGGGTCACGAATCGCCGGAAGACCGCACCGCACATCCCGATCTGGCCGCCCTGGCCGAACGCGTGCCCCTCGATTTTGTGGTCGAACTTGGCAAAGCAGAACTCTCAATGTCTCAGGCCTCGGATCTGGCCGTGGGAGATGTGCTGATTCTCGATCAACTTGTCACACGTCCTCTGATTGCATCGCTGGAAGGTCTGCCGAAATGGGTCGGCATGCCCAAACGTATCGGTTCCCGTCAGGCCTTTGAGGTGACCCAGGTCATCGACTCTGGCGCCATGCTGTCGACTTCAGCCCTGAATTCGATGGAATCCTGA
- a CDS encoding flagellar basal body L-ring protein FlgH yields the protein MFKNKSKPCIAWGCLSILVASQSTVDAESLWLQRTPERGFLFYDSKARNIGDSVTVIISQTTDVDNSEDRSMEKSTSAKGTFDVTGSSDGGFGSQSAKAALDLNSTSDRKFDGSSAYSTAQAFTDRMTCTVMDVLPNGNMVVTGERRVRVAGEERTLVATGIIRGLDIGPDNTISSQYISQFHLDYQASGVSQKFTRQGWLGRAVNVVWPW from the coding sequence ATGTTCAAAAACAAAAGCAAACCCTGCATCGCCTGGGGTTGTCTGTCGATCCTGGTCGCCAGTCAGTCCACCGTCGACGCCGAATCGCTCTGGCTGCAGCGCACGCCAGAGCGGGGTTTTCTGTTTTACGACTCGAAAGCCCGCAACATCGGCGACAGCGTCACGGTCATCATTTCGCAGACGACCGACGTCGACAACAGCGAAGACCGTTCGATGGAGAAAAGCACCTCTGCCAAGGGGACGTTCGACGTCACAGGATCGAGCGACGGGGGATTCGGCTCGCAGTCGGCCAAAGCGGCTCTCGATCTCAACAGCACGTCAGATCGCAAATTCGACGGGTCATCCGCCTACAGCACCGCACAGGCCTTCACCGACCGCATGACCTGTACCGTGATGGATGTTTTGCCCAACGGCAACATGGTGGTCACCGGCGAGCGGCGCGTGCGCGTGGCCGGTGAAGAACGCACGTTGGTTGCCACTGGCATCATCCGCGGCCTCGACATAGGGCCCGACAACACGATCAGCTCGCAATACATCTCGCAGTTCCACCTCGACTATCAGGCCAGCGGCGTTTCGCAGAAGTTCACTCGCCAGGGCTGGCTCGGCCGGGCCGTCAATGTTGTCTGGCCCTGGTAG
- a CDS encoding flagellar basal body-associated FliL family protein, translating into MADHAPATDAQAAPAAKSAGGILPWVIVGVVAAAIGAAAPFGMSMLSAGGSSHHEGAPAAETADSGHGSSHGGGSHGGGSHGAAVSTSTSPMVFVTYGEVTVNLDEQRMNRYLRLKIVLHVRRADETVVKAAMSEKELLLRNWLVSHLSDKELDDIRGKAGQNMLRREIRDHFNAALFPDHYERIYDVLFQEFNVQ; encoded by the coding sequence ATGGCGGACCACGCACCAGCAACCGACGCACAAGCCGCTCCGGCGGCGAAATCTGCCGGCGGGATTCTCCCGTGGGTGATTGTAGGAGTCGTTGCGGCTGCGATTGGCGCGGCCGCGCCGTTTGGCATGTCCATGCTCTCGGCCGGCGGGTCGAGCCATCATGAAGGGGCTCCCGCCGCGGAAACAGCAGACAGCGGACACGGTTCCTCACACGGCGGCGGTTCTCACGGCGGCGGCTCGCATGGCGCGGCGGTCAGCACCAGCACCAGTCCGATGGTGTTCGTCACCTACGGCGAGGTCACAGTCAATCTTGATGAACAGAGGATGAACCGCTATTTGCGTCTGAAGATCGTGCTGCACGTCCGACGGGCGGACGAAACGGTCGTCAAAGCGGCCATGTCCGAAAAAGAGCTGTTGCTCCGCAACTGGCTCGTCAGCCACCTCTCCGACAAAGAACTCGATGACATTCGCGGCAAGGCAGGCCAGAACATGCTGCGCCGCGAGATTCGCGACCACTTCAACGCGGCCCTGTTTCCCGACCATTACGAGCGCATCTACGACGTCCTGTTCCAGGAATTCAACGTTCAATAA
- a CDS encoding flagellar biosynthetic protein FliO, translating to MNWSFPHRWLALAAIGCCLQAPIAVGGDAASTNWNGIQRLSVDFLEADAAPFLELHEPAPVIEQASAQQPASEPARPRASVTAIATSEPRHAQDSRSEMRNTLLKEGQASAADRDELTAEVFSVMKWTGVTLMIGCVAVFGLKRFPKVTQTNVVGNKMAIVETLTLGRHQTLNLVQAGGERFLVAADAAGIKSVTLLPNWPGAETELEETSPSLKVFSPRMDASDDSQADADVA from the coding sequence GTGAACTGGAGTTTCCCTCACCGCTGGCTCGCGCTGGCGGCCATCGGCTGCTGCCTGCAAGCGCCGATCGCCGTGGGAGGAGACGCTGCATCCACAAACTGGAACGGCATCCAGCGGCTGTCGGTCGACTTTCTCGAAGCGGACGCCGCGCCGTTTCTTGAACTGCACGAACCGGCGCCCGTCATCGAACAGGCGTCCGCCCAGCAGCCTGCGAGTGAACCGGCGCGACCCCGAGCCAGCGTCACCGCGATCGCGACTTCAGAGCCCAGGCACGCTCAGGACTCGCGATCGGAGATGCGGAACACGCTGCTGAAAGAAGGTCAGGCATCCGCCGCGGATCGAGACGAACTGACCGCGGAAGTCTTCAGCGTCATGAAGTGGACCGGCGTCACGCTCATGATCGGCTGCGTGGCGGTCTTTGGACTGAAACGCTTTCCGAAAGTGACGCAGACCAACGTCGTCGGCAACAAGATGGCGATTGTCGAAACCCTGACGCTCGGGCGTCATCAGACCCTCAACCTGGTTCAGGCCGGCGGCGAGCGGTTTCTCGTCGCGGCCGATGCGGCGGGGATCAAGTCGGTCACTTTGCTGCCGAACTGGCCTGGTGCAGAAACAGAACTTGAAGAAACCTCCCCCTCCCTGAAAGTGTTTTCGCCTCGCATGGATGCGAGTGATGACTCTCAGGCCGACGCGGACGTCGCCTGA
- a CDS encoding flagellar basal body P-ring protein FlgI — MTAHRSQFARRCFARVILVTLACAVAGSARAEVRIKDITEIEGVRVNQLVGMGLVTGLIGTGSKSPVTRQYAINFMQRMGMRVDPSVRLQLQTDTTQKTNNLSVVTVTADLPAFARRGSRIDVLVSTFDDAASLEGGQLIMTPLFAANGQVYAVASGPVSTGGFSFGGQAATVQKNFPTTGRISEGATIEEETQTPLGVDGTFRLLLGQPDFETARRIANAINEEEPGIATCLDSTAVNVCVPPRYRGNTAEFAGLIGALHVVPDGPARVVINERTGTVIIGENVKISKVLITHANLAITTTEAPQVSQPAPFSEGETVVVPRTNIGVEEQQKQISYIDETVTLGELAQALNSLGVTPRDLSSILQQLKECGALHAELEFK; from the coding sequence ATGACAGCACATCGATCACAATTCGCCCGTCGCTGCTTCGCACGAGTCATTCTCGTGACGCTGGCCTGCGCCGTCGCGGGTTCTGCCCGAGCCGAAGTGCGGATTAAAGACATCACCGAGATCGAAGGAGTCCGGGTCAACCAACTGGTCGGCATGGGCCTGGTCACCGGCCTGATCGGGACCGGCAGCAAGAGCCCCGTCACTCGACAATACGCCATCAACTTCATGCAGCGGATGGGGATGCGGGTCGATCCTTCCGTGCGTTTGCAATTACAGACCGACACCACGCAGAAGACGAACAACCTTTCGGTCGTCACAGTCACCGCCGACCTGCCTGCGTTCGCGCGGCGCGGTTCGCGAATCGACGTGCTCGTTTCCACCTTCGACGACGCCGCCAGCCTGGAAGGGGGTCAGCTCATCATGACTCCGCTCTTCGCCGCCAATGGTCAGGTCTATGCCGTCGCGAGCGGTCCCGTCTCCACCGGGGGCTTTAGTTTCGGAGGTCAGGCGGCAACCGTGCAGAAGAACTTCCCCACGACCGGACGCATCTCGGAAGGGGCCACGATCGAAGAAGAGACGCAGACTCCGCTCGGGGTCGACGGCACGTTTCGCCTGCTGCTCGGCCAACCCGACTTCGAAACCGCCCGACGGATCGCCAACGCCATCAACGAAGAAGAACCTGGCATTGCCACGTGCCTGGACTCGACTGCCGTGAACGTCTGCGTGCCGCCTCGCTATCGCGGCAACACTGCCGAATTCGCCGGATTGATCGGCGCTTTGCATGTGGTTCCCGACGGACCTGCCCGCGTGGTCATCAACGAGCGCACCGGCACGGTCATCATCGGCGAAAACGTCAAGATTTCGAAAGTGCTGATCACGCACGCCAACCTCGCAATTACCACGACCGAAGCGCCGCAGGTGTCGCAACCGGCCCCGTTCAGTGAAGGGGAGACAGTCGTCGTTCCCCGGACCAACATCGGGGTCGAAGAACAGCAGAAGCAAATCAGCTATATCGACGAGACGGTGACACTGGGCGAACTGGCTCAGGCTCTCAACTCGCTGGGAGTGACTCCCCGCGACCTCAGTTCCATCTTGCAGCAGCTCAAAGAATGCGGCGCGCTGCATGCCGAACTGGAATTCAAATAA
- the fliP gene encoding flagellar type III secretion system pore protein FliP (The bacterial flagellar biogenesis protein FliP forms a type III secretion system (T3SS)-type pore required for flagellar assembly.) translates to MNDVTTFSRVLETDAFQGLSPQLKVAIFLGMLTFLSSALVTMTAFTRIVIVLSFIRRALSTQEIPPTQVILGLSLFLTLFVMAPTFKEIEAKAVVPYLNQSINGAEAWQNGSNALKAFMLKQTRRDDLSLFVELSGMEAGVTPESVPLTTLIPAFVISELKTSFIMGFCLYLPFVLIDLVMSIILMALGMMMMPPVVVSTPCKILLFVLIDGWHLTARALSLSFN, encoded by the coding sequence ATGAACGACGTCACAACATTCTCGCGAGTGCTGGAAACAGACGCATTCCAGGGACTTTCGCCCCAGCTCAAGGTGGCGATCTTCCTGGGCATGCTCACGTTTCTGTCGTCGGCCCTGGTGACGATGACGGCGTTTACCCGCATCGTGATCGTGCTGTCGTTCATCCGCCGCGCCTTGTCGACGCAGGAAATCCCGCCGACGCAGGTGATTCTCGGACTGTCGTTGTTCCTCACGCTGTTTGTGATGGCGCCGACCTTCAAGGAAATCGAAGCGAAAGCGGTTGTGCCTTACCTGAATCAATCGATCAACGGGGCAGAGGCCTGGCAGAACGGTTCGAACGCCTTGAAGGCCTTCATGCTCAAGCAGACGCGGCGCGACGACCTTTCGCTGTTCGTCGAACTCTCAGGCATGGAGGCAGGCGTGACGCCTGAGTCGGTTCCGCTGACGACGCTGATTCCGGCCTTTGTGATCAGCGAACTGAAAACTTCGTTCATCATGGGGTTCTGTCTTTATCTCCCGTTCGTGCTCATCGACCTCGTAATGTCCATCATCCTGATGGCGCTGGGGATGATGATGATGCCGCCGGTGGTGGTCTCGACTCCCTGCAAGATCCTCCTGTTCGTTCTCATCGACGGCTGGCATCTGACGGCCAGGGCGTTGAGTCTGAGTTTCAACTGA
- a CDS encoding rod-binding protein, whose translation MTPIGSGTQSLSFSSSPLMGDDVSSLKNRDPKELAKQFEGVFTSMLLKQMRQSSAEGEGLFPGDASDTYGGMFDMYLGQHIAESGGIGMAESIQAAIEKRGV comes from the coding sequence ATGACGCCCATCGGTTCCGGAACCCAGAGTCTCAGCTTCTCTTCCTCGCCGTTGATGGGCGACGACGTGTCGTCCCTCAAAAATCGCGATCCGAAAGAACTCGCCAAGCAGTTTGAAGGGGTGTTTACCTCAATGCTGCTGAAGCAGATGCGGCAGTCGTCCGCCGAAGGCGAAGGCCTGTTCCCCGGCGATGCCTCGGATACCTACGGCGGGATGTTCGACATGTATCTCGGTCAGCACATCGCCGAATCCGGCGGCATCGGGATGGCAGAATCAATTCAAGCGGCAATCGAAAAACGTGGCGTTTAG